A single genomic interval of Xiphophorus couchianus chromosome 2, X_couchianus-1.0, whole genome shotgun sequence harbors:
- the LOC114154439 gene encoding kelch domain-containing protein 10-like, with the protein MPSLEPNGTSSHLNEFEKLSWRPSVRDSGSKKRARWLQARRIFSPNGLNLRIPNRFLKEGHCIPSARSGHRCVADSSNLYVFGGYNPDFEEAGGSENEDYPLFRELWRFHFATATWQQIRTEGYMPTELASMSAVLHGNNLLVFGGTGIPFGENNSNDVHVCNVLYKRWNLLNCKGKKPNKIYGQAMVIINGYLYVFGGTTGYLYSTDLHRLDLSTREWTHLKPKNTPLDLPDERYRHELAQDRQRIYILGGGTSWMSYPLDKIHAYNLETNYWEEIVTKPHEKTGYPAARRCHSCVQVKDDVFICGGYNGELILSDLWKINLQTFQWMKLPAVMPEPAYFHSAAVTPAGCMYIHGGVVNMSGNQRTASLYKVWLVVPSLLEMTWEKLLKLFPHLTQLSTLQLLSLGLTHSLIQRLK; encoded by the exons ATGCCGTCGCTTGAACCGAACGGAACCTCCAGTCACCTCAATGAGTTTGAGAAATTGTCGTGGCGGCCCTCTGTCCGCGATTCAG gCTCCAAGAAGCGAGCACGATGGCTTCAGGCTCGGCGCATCTTCTCCCCAAACGGCCTCAACCTCCGGATCCCCAACAGGTTCCTGAAAGAAG gACACTGCATACCTTCTGCCCGCAGTGGACACCGCTGTGTTGCAGACAGCTCTAACTTGTATGTGTTCGGAGGCTACAACCCCGACTTCGAGGAGGCGGGCGGGTCGGAGAATGAGGACTACCCTCTCTTCAGGGAACTCTGGCGGTTTCATTTCGCCACAGCCACCTGGCAGCAGATCCGCACAGAGGGCTACATGCCCACAGAGCTGGCGTCCATGTCAG CTGTCTTGCACGGCAACAACTTGCTTGTGTTTGGTGGCACCGGGATTCCCTTCGGTGAAAACAACAGCAACGACGTCCACGTCTGCAATGTCCTGTACAAACGATGGAACCTACTGAACTGCAAGGGGAAGAAACCAAATAAGATCTATGGACAG GCGATGGTCATTATAAACGGCTACCTGTACGTGTTTGGAGGCACAACGGGCTACCTCTACAGCACAGACCTGCACCGGTTGGATCTGAGCACCAGGGAGTGGACCCACCTCAAGCCCAAAAACACACCGTTAGATCTACCTGATGAGAG GTACAGACACGAGCTGGCTCAAGACAGACAGAGAATATACATTTTAGGAGGTGGAACCTCATGGATGTCATATCCATTAGATAAA ATTCATGCATATAACTTGGAGACTAATTACTGGGAAGAAATTGTAACCAAACCCCATGAAAAAACAG GTTATCCTGCTGCTCGCAGGTGTCACAGTTGCGTTCAGGTCAAAGACG ACGTGTTTATATGTGGAGGTTATAACGGCGAGCTCATCCTGTCAGACTTGTGGAAGATAAACCTTCAGACCTTTCAGTGGATGAAGCTGCCCGCCGTGATGCCGGAACCGGCCTACTTTCACTCGGCAGCTGTCACTCCG GCTGGCTGCATGTACATCCACGGCGGTGTTGTCAACATGTCTGGGAACCAAAGGACTGCCTCTCTGTATAAAGTGTGGCTGGTGGTGCCCAGTCTGCTGGAAATGACCTGGGAGAAGCTGTTGAAATTGTTCCCTCACCTAACGCAGCTGTCCACCCTTCAGCTGCTGAGCCTGGGACTGACACATTCACTAATTCAGAGGCTTAAATAG